aaaatggaataaagacttacgagctctgacaattaagtttgtgaatttgtttcAATGatcttgctaaccttttttttttttttttttttttttctttttttttctttttttgagatgagagggattattcattgtgaatttgtaccaactggacagttaaccaaggttactatttggaagtgctgaaaaggctgcgtgaaaaagttagacgacctgaacttttcgccaacgattcatggctcttgcatcatgacaacacagcactgtctgtgagggagtttccagtcagtaaacaaataactgtattggaacaccctccctactcacctgatctggcccccaatgacttctttctttacctgaagataaaggaaatattgaaaggaagacattttgatgacattcgggacatcaaggataatacgatgacagctctgatggtcataccagaaagagagttctaaattgctttgaagggtggactaagtgctggagtcagtgcatagctttccaagggggggtacttcaaaggtgactttagtgatattcagcaatgaggtatgtagcactttttctaggatgagttcgcgaacttaattgtctgacctcacaaatgtaagacctgaaaccatgcAACTCCTAGATAAAAAACGGGAataaagctccttgacataggtcttggtaataattttttggatatgGCACctaaaacacaagcaacaaaagcaaaaataaacaagtaggactacatcaaattaaaaagctctgcacagcaaaagaaactatcaactaAGTGAAAAAACAAGCAATGGAATTGGAAAAAGATGTTTGCAAACTAtgataaggggttcatatccaaaatatacaaaagaaaccATATAACtcaataggaaaacaaataatccaattaaaaatgggcaaaggacctggatagacatttttttcaaagaagatactCAAAAGGTCAACAGATacatgctcaatatcactaatcatcagggaaatgcaaatcaaacctaCAGTGTGATATCATCTCACGTGTGTTAGAATGGCTGTCCtcagaaaggcaaaaaataaatgttggtgagggCGTGGACAAAAGGGTACCCTTGTGTACtcttgatgggaatgtaaattggtgcagacGCTATgcaaaacaatatggaggttcctcaaaaaattaaaaattgaactaccatatgacccagcaatcccacttctggacatatatctgaaggaaatgaaattactaTCTCAAAGAGACAGATATActctcatgttcactgcagcattatttacaataaccaagacatgtaaacaacctaagtgttcatcaatgggtgaatggataaagaaaatgtgacactgacacacacacacaatggaatattattcagccacaaaaaggaagaaaatcctgccatttgctacaacatggatggatcttgcaGACATTatactatgtgaaataagtcagacaaagaaaaaaaatactctatgatctcacttatatgtggaatctgaaaaacccAAACTCAGGAACAGAGCTCAAACCTTATCAGGGCATCATCTGACCAGCTCGAGGCCTGGAGGCCTTTCGTTCTCAGGTGCCCAAATATCTCCACAGGTACACCTGCCTGCTTTCTTCTTCCCTGAGCTGTAGAACACCCTGACATGCCCTGATCTAACCACATAAAACCTGTCCCCTGGTTCCTGCCCAGGCCTCCAACCCTAGTCTACATTTCCACTTGCTCCTGGCTCCAACTACCTCCAGAGAGCTGCACTCTGCAGACTGCAGTTTCTGGTCCCTTAGAGAACTGCTTTTATTAACCTTTGCCTGGAGCATAAGACTGCTGTCCGCCCAAGGATTACAAAAGTGGCATCGTGAAAAGTTTATTTGTTGAAGGGACATATCAAGGATTCTGTCTGCTCCATCCCAGAGGGTCCCACAGGAGGAGGCCTGTAAGCCTCAGGAAATAGTTTTTAATGGCTCCTCTGCCTTTATCTTATACAGACCATGACTCTCAGACCCCATCACTTAAACTAGATCACTTTGTGTGGACCACTCTGACACTTAGGGACACATTGCCCACCTCTGATCTGGGCCACCTCTGCCCATACCAGTGCCCCTACCTGCAGCAAGTTGCTTCTGGAATCGGGGCAGAAGGAATGGAGGGTTCACGAGGACCAGCTTCCCGAGGCATTCAGCCACCACCCCCCGGGTGCCCTCCTCGGCACCCTCACAGCACTGGAACAGCAGGGTCCAGATGTCCTCAGCATAGGGCTTCAGGCTGTCGGGCGGGGCGGCCCCCAGGGCTTCCCTGAGCGAGTGTAGCAGCAGGTACTGCCGCCGGGGCTCGGCCTTGATTTGCCCCAGCAGGAAGGGCAGGAAGTCGGGTAGGTTCCCAGCGCCCACGCGGCCCAGCGCGTAGGAGGCAGCCGTTCTGACGTCCTCACTGGGTGACCCCAAGGCTTCCAGGAGCACTGCCTTCAGCTCCCGCTGGGGGCCCGGCCCAGCCACCTGGCCCACCTCGGCCAGTGACAAGAATGCCAGGACCTTAACCCCTGTGCTGGAGTGGGGTGACCTGGCATCGCAGACCAGGCGGTCTGCCGTGCCTGCTGCCTCCTGGGGACAGGCAGCTGCGAGGGCTGCCACACACCGAGCCAGAGAGTGGTACACCTGCTTGTGGAGGACTGGCCCGCCATCCGCAGCCTGGTTGTAAACAGGTGAAGTGAGCAGGCTGATGAGCTTGGCATAGTCCACACAGGGGGGCCGGGTCCCCACCAGAGCCTGCAGAAAGCCTTCGGTGGCCACCAGCACACCTGCTGGCAGCAGGGGCGAACGTAGCAACCTCAGCAGCTCTGAGAGCACGGGGCCACTGACCTTGGCCAAGGAGGCTGGCTGGACCTGGGTCACAGTGGCGAGAAAGTCCACAGCCAGCTGGGCCACGTGCATGTCGCTCTCGCTGACCAGAGCAGGCAGTTCGGCCAGCACAGCCTGCACAGCAGATGGAGGGAGGCTGAGCCCCTGGCTATGAGCCAGGGCATCCAGGGCAGCCAGTGTGGCCAGCCGCAGCGCCCGTTGGTTCTTGCGCAGGAACGAGGCCAGAATGGGCAGTGCCTCGGCCAGGATGGGCTGTAGGTCAAGCCGCAGCGGGGACGCAGCTATCAGTGTCAGTGCCTTGACAGCAGGCAGCCGGGTGATCTCATTCCGTAGGCGATCCAAGAGCAGCAGTAATGACGGCTCCAGGTCATCCCCCAGCCTGTCACCCAGGTGGCCCACGAGGTGGCCCATGCAAGAAATGGCCCGCTCTTTCACTTCCTGGTCCAGGTCGGTGGCACGGAGGCGAGCCAGGGTGGCCACAGACATCTCTCCAACGTACGGCTCTGGGTCCAACATCCGAGGCCTGTCCAGGGGCCACAGGGCCCGTACCAGCTCTTGTAGCACCAGCAGGGCCTCAGCCGCAACCTTGTAGAAAGAGTCTGACACACAGGTCAGCACAGGTGGCAGGAGGGTGGGCAAGTGTGGATGGAAGGCCTTGGCCGGCTCCGTGCCCAGCAGCCCCTGCAGGAAGGCTAGGGCATCCATGCGAATGGTGGAGGAGCTGGAACGGTCTGCCAGTGAGAAGACGATGCCTGCGGGGTGGGTGCAAAGATTACAGGCCATAGACCCTGACTTAACACAGCCCTCCCTGGGTGTGGGGGTGGAACATGCACAGGCACCTGAGCTGGATCCAGGCACCTGGGCTCTTAGGCAGCAGATTCTAAGAGCTCAGGGATTGGCCAGGACCAGAGTTGAGAGACACAAGGCCAGGGAACCCATCTGAAACCAGGATGTAGGGCCTGTACCCTAGCCTTGTTCTCATAGCTGGTAAAGGACAGCCACCATATGTCGCTGAACAGGGACACCCTTGAAGGTTGGGAAAGGCCCAGGACAGCAGATACCAGGTTGCAATCCTTCCTACCTGCTACCAGCACGGGCATGTGCTCTGCCAGGCTGCCAGGGAGGACGCCCGCCAGCTCGGTGAGGAGACTGAAGCAGCCCTGGCGAGTCCTGATGCTCCGATCTTTAAGCTGCCGCTGCAGGGCCTTAATCACAAGGGGCACCTGTGGGCAGGTGGAGGAGGTTAGTGACCACCCAGGGAACCTCTACACCGCACCTACTCCTGGGGCGCTTTACCCAGGCATGTGCCCATGGAGGACCTCAGCATGGAGAGGATGGCTCTATGCCAAGCTTTCCATCATTCGCTCTTTATCAGGCACCTAATTCTATACTCAGACCCTCTGAGGTAGGGACTACTCCtgggcccattttacagatggggaaacaggtaCAGAGAtatgaagtaacttgctcaaaattACACAAGACCAGGGAAGCCAGAGGCAGCTTGGTTCTCACCTAACACCCCGAGGTGGGAAGCACTAGgccccttccctttcccagctGGGTTCTCTCCAGATGAGCCCATCCACTCCCCCAAGCTTCAGGTGCCAGCACCGGAATGACTCCTGACCTGCATCGCCAATACCAGACTCGAGTGACGACTGCCCACCTGATGTCTCCACTCAGACATCCAAGGACCTCGAacagaaatgtccagaacagaacTCCAAACGTCACCCTCGCCACACTCTGCCACCTCGGGGAACTGCACTCTATGCTGCAGCCAGGGCCTGGAACTCACTTGACACCTCCCTGTTCCTCCCTCCACATCCAATCCATAGCAAGACCCCAAAACTGTGTGGTTCAGGAGCAAGGCCTTCATCGGTCTTGTTCCCCACTGTGCCCTAGCACCTGATACACAGGGCTGTGCatatagtaccgtgtttccccgaaaataagacctagccagacaatcagctctaatgtgtcttttggagcaaaagttaatacaagacctggtatgatatgatatatatgatatgatatgatatgatatgatatgatatgatatgatatgatatgatatgatatgatatgatatataagatccgatcttatattatagtaaaataagaccgggtcttgtattcatttttgctccaaaagacccatgagagctgattgtccagctaggtcttattttcggggaaacacggtaggtgctcAATACTCACACTTCagtggatggatagatggtgGGACGGGTGGACGGGTGGGAAGATGGACAGATGGAAGGGCTGAGAGTAGGAGGGAAGGTGAGTTGTGAGTGGGGGCTGGAGAGAGCGAAAGGTGAAGGCGTGCCCACCTGTCCTCGCAGCATATGGAGGCTGCTACCGGTCTGAGTGGGCTCCTCGACGGCCTCCAGCCATCCCTTTGGGGGCCGTGTTTGCCGCAGCAGCACGATGTAAGCCCCGAAGACATCAGTTTTGACATTCTCCTCACGTTCCTTGAAGCGGCGGATGAGCGCGGGTGCCAAGGTGCAGTGGAATTCGGGCAGTAGGTCAGGCCGGGAGCTGATCAAAGCCGCCATGCATTTAGCCGCTGCCCGGCGCACCTTCCAACTCATGTCATCGTCATCACTGTATTCGTCCTCACTCTCTGGGGCAGGAACGAGACACCCATGGAGCCCTGCACTCTGTACCAGATGAACAGAGAGCCACCTGCCCCATCCaggtggtctctctctctcagaacaGAGATGTGAGGGGTCAGGGAGGAAGGAGCTGAGCCTGTGCTTTACCTTTCTGGTAATCATTATTTACACCCTATCAGGAATGTTACCTACCATTTaatgaacacctactgtgtgctggggaTGGCACCAGGCACTTCAAATCCACACCTCATTTTAGCCTCATAACGACCTTGTGAGACGGGGATTACTTCCCCACtgtagagatgaagaaactgaggctcagagggcaTGACTGACCCCAAGTTACATGAACAGGGAAATAGTTGGAATTAAACCAGcgtcctccctctgcctccaaaCCCTTTGTTGTTTTGACTACACCAGGGAAAAAATTGATTTCTAAGTCTTTAGTGCGGACCTTGAGAATCCATGTGGGGCATAAAACCCATCCTTTGGTTTCAGGACTGGCTGTGTGATGTTTCATTTACTGGGATTCCAGAAAGGCGAGGCAATAGGGCCTCCCTTTGGCATTGCCCCCTGCTCCTCCACCCCAAATCCCAGCCTCTCAAGGGTCCAATTCCAGTTTCCAAGCCGGAAATGTTGTGTTTGTGGGGCTTCCTACTCTCCAAACCACCCCCAGAGGCACAAGCTCACAAAGTGCCTTGATCCCCATTTTACTGGTGACTAGAATAAGGCTCAGAGATGGTAAGAAACTCTCCAGAGGTCACACAATTAGGGAACAGTTAGGACCTATGGGGCCTACCCATATCACCTGGGGAGACACATGAGGCTCAGAGGGGGATGGTCCTAACGAGTGACATGACAAGCACAGGCTCAGAGGCCAGTGTGTTCCTACCCACACCATTCTGCTGATGACTCAGACTCACAGAGCTGGGCAAGCCACAGCGAGCCATACAGATTGTCCCATGGATGGTCAGCTTAGTAAATGTTCCATCTGATGGACTATTATTTGTTACCTCTACTCTATGCCACCCACAAAGAAACCTCCATAGCTCCGTTACTGACAAGAAAATGCCCAATCTCCCTGGTGTGGCATTTGAGGCTCCAATATGCCTGTCCAATCTCGTCTCCTACCATCCCATCTCATTCCAGCTTCCCCATCAGACCCTAAGTCCCTTGCCTCCATCAATGTCCTGCTTTCATTATCCAGGGGCATCTATCTGAGTGACGGACAGGACCACAGGCACAGAAGGAAGCCACTGAATCCATTCCCCATCAGAAATCTCCCGTCAGTGCCTATCATTCCACCATTAGAGTTTCACTCTGCTGGGTTAAAGCATTGTGTCTTGGAAGCCATGACTAAAAGGGTACAGAGATGGCAGCATAGAGGTAGGGGAGTCTGACAGACATGGCTCTACGTCCCAGCTAtgctacttcctagctgtgtaaTCTCAGGCACATCacttctctaagtctcagtttccttgtctgaaatatggggataataataaataCCTGGTTTTCTAGGGTTACTGTAAGGAACATGAAATAAGAGAGTGCTTAGGACaccagtagatgctcaataaatgtccgTGATTACTTCTATTGTTACTGTGCAGTCAGAAAGGATGGGAACATTGGGGAACTCAGGTTATGGAAGGCAGGGCTGGAGACTGAGGAACAGTTGGGATGAGGATAAAGGAACAAAATGTGGCCCCTATCTTTGGCTGGGGGGTTAGGGGATCCCAGTAAGGCTGCAGCCATTTCTGTGCTCCAGCCCCAATGACAAGCTGGCCACCCACCTTGCTCACTGAATTCACTATCCTCTGTCTCCATCTGCTCCTCATCCCCGTCACTGTCGTAGTTATAGTTGGGGTCATGCTTCATGTACTGGAGGCACAGGCTGGTCACCTTGGACACGTGAGGGCCCATCTCCTTGGGGCACCTGTGGGGTGGGATGAGGCAGCTCTGGTGGACCCGGGCAGGACAGTGTAGGGAACAGGGCCCAGTGGGGAGTCCTGAGATCTTACTGCTCTGAGGCCAGCATactgcccccaaccccatccccacCAGCTTCCCAAAGAAATTCTGGGCCCCGCCCCATCTTCCAGCAAGCCGCAGCACCTACTTCTTCAGGAAGGCCTcaaaggcctggaggcaggacTCCCGGAGCTCATCGTCATCCAGTTTGCAGAACTCCTCCACCAGGGGCACCAAGCGGTCCAGGTGGGCCCCTGCAGGGCCGGGTGGATCACTAAGGACAACCCTCTCCCAGGCTCCCCTCACCCACAATGCTTAGTCTTTCCCTGCACCCACAGCCCTGACCACTGCAAATTCAACACAGAGGCTTCAAAGTCAAGCAGATGTGGGTTCTACAGCAGCTCTGACTCTGCTACCTATGAGCGCTGGGGTCTTGGGCAGGTCACAACACTTCTCTGACTTCAGTCCACTCATCTTCACAGTGGGGATAACAATGCCTACCCGTCAGAGATTCTGTGATGAATGATATGATGCAGAGAAAGAGCTACGCCCAGGCCCTGACgcagagtaggcactcaataagcAGCATTGTGGCTGAAACTATTACTCATGTCTTTGCCGTATTTCCTGGACTAGGTTGTAGCCCTGGATGGAAAAAGGGGAGAAGCAGGTACTACCCGTATAGACCAGGCAAAAATGGCGCCTGCCTCATCCCTGGGCTTCAGAGGGTTCTGCCTTGGCCTCCCTCCAGCCACACCCTTCCCCACTTTCTTGCCCAATTGACCCTAAACCTTCGTCTGGTTCCTGTACAGGCCTCTTTCCTGGGTCCATGCTCCCAAGAATGGCCAAAGGGTGGCTGCTGTGTGGCgtttgtgtgttggggggagtAGACAGAGTGTGGACTGCAGGCTGGGGTCCCCATGTGTACTTGTAAGGTTCCTCgcagtgagagagacagagggaagggaggggcagcCCATGGCCAACTCTACCCACTCTGTCCTGTTCGAGCCTGGAACTCCAAGGTGTTTGAGAATAAGTTCAAACCAGACTGCAGgattccatttctgtaaaattaATCTATGGTCAAAGAAAGCAGATCATTGGttccctggggtggggcagagggagggatgGACTACAAAcgggcacaaggaaacttttgggagtgatggaaatgttctacatcttgaTTGTGGTAGTTTCATGGGTGTACGCAAAGGCCAATacacactgaattgtacacttgaaacagtGCGGTTTACTGAACCTACATTATCTcccaataaaaactttaaaaaacgcAAACCCGGCTTACAGGTTGTTGTTATTAAGGTATACTTGTCAAAGTAGGAGAACAGAACACATTTTATCTAAGTTTGATGGAATGATTTGTAATTATCCGAGAGCCTGGAGTAAGGCTCAGCAGATGGCGCTGCGGACCCGCCCTGCTGCCTCTCAAGCCCCGCCCTGCCCTTTCATGTACTTACACCCCGCCCCCTTACCTAGCGGTGGCCGGCACCCCAGGAGCCCCGGGCCCCGGAACCTTCCCCCAGCACATCTTCGCTTCGGCCCTGCAGCCTTGCCCAGGGGGCCCTGCTCCCTTACCCAGGCGGTGGCCCGCCTGACGGCCGACGCTGCCCAAACACTGAATCAGGGTGCGGATGGTGGCGGGGCTGGCGGGTGCACGCGGGCCGGGCAGCCGGTCCAGCAGGTGGTCGGCGAGCTCCACGAAGAGGTCAGTGCTGCAGGCGGCCGCCAGGTGGCCGAGCGCCCCAACTGCTCGCTTGCGCACGGCCAGGCGCGGGCTGCTCAGCTGCGGCAGGAGACAGTGCAGGAGGCTCGCATGGAAGGCAGCCAGTGGGGCGCCCAGCCTGGGGAGTCGGAGGGGGCGTCAGGTGGGCCTACCGGGCAGGCACTGGGCCaggcacctcccctcccccatcttctcCTGGCCTCCTCGCTGGAATTATGACACCCCCATGGCCCTTGGTACACAAAAAGGAGCCCCACAACTGCACAGCGTGCTTATTATTACACGAAAGAAagtggagaggggaaggggccTTCTTAAGGCCACCTGGCCTAGAAATGCAAGGCcagaacttgaacccaggtgTCCAGGCTTCCAGCCTGGGGAGAAGTCCCAACAGCAATGTGTCCAGGGGGCTACACTGAGGCGGTCCTGATTTCCTGGGAGTCTGGGCCTTGCTTCAGTGTCCACCTCCCCTACCTCCCACTGAGTCCTGAGTGGTCTAAACTCTACTTCCGATCTGGTCATTCCTCTGCTTAAC
This Rhinolophus sinicus isolate RSC01 linkage group LG10, ASM3656204v1, whole genome shotgun sequence DNA region includes the following protein-coding sequences:
- the CAND2 gene encoding cullin-associated NEDD8-dissociated protein 2; amino-acid sequence: MSTAAFHISSLLEKMTSSDKDFRFMATSDLMSELQKDSIQLDEDSERKVVKMLLRLLEDKNGEVQNLAVKCLGPLVGKVKEYQVETIVDALCANMRSEKEQLRDIAGIGLKTVLSELPPASTGSGLATNVCRKITGQLTNAIAQQEDVAVQLEALDILSDMLSRLGAPLAAFHASLLHCLLPQLSSPRLAVRKRAVGALGHLAAACSTDLFVELADHLLDRLPGPRAPASPATIRTLIQCLGSVGRQAGHRLGAHLDRLVPLVEEFCKLDDDELRESCLQAFEAFLKKCPKEMGPHVSKVTSLCLQYMKHDPNYNYDSDGDEEQMETEDSEFSEQESEDEYSDDDDMSWKVRRAAAKCMAALISSRPDLLPEFHCTLAPALIRRFKEREENVKTDVFGAYIVLLRQTRPPKGWLEAVEEPTQTGSSLHMLRGQVPLVIKALQRQLKDRSIRTRQGCFSLLTELAGVLPGSLAEHMPVLVAGIVFSLADRSSSSTIRMDALAFLQGLLGTEPAKAFHPHLPTLLPPVLTCVSDSFYKVAAEALLVLQELVRALWPLDRPRMLDPEPYVGEMSVATLARLRATDLDQEVKERAISCMGHLVGHLGDRLGDDLEPSLLLLLDRLRNEITRLPAVKALTLIAASPLRLDLQPILAEALPILASFLRKNQRALRLATLAALDALAHSQGLSLPPSAVQAVLAELPALVSESDMHVAQLAVDFLATVTQVQPASLAKVSGPVLSELLRLLRSPLLPAGVLVATEGFLQALVGTRPPCVDYAKLISLLTSPVYNQAADGGPVLHKQVYHSLARCVAALAAACPQEAAGTADRLVCDARSPHSSTGVKVLAFLSLAEVGQVAGPGPQRELKAVLLEALGSPSEDVRTAASYALGRVGAGNLPDFLPFLLGQIKAEPRRQYLLLHSLREALGAAPPDSLKPYAEDIWTLLFQCCEGAEEGTRGVVAECLGKLVLVNPPFLLPRFQKQLAAGQPHTRSTVITAVKFLISDQPHPIDPLLKSFIGEFMDSLQDPDLNVRRATLAFFNSAVHNKPSLVRDLLDDILPLLYQETKVRRDLIREVEMGPFKHTVDDGLDVRKAAFECMYSLLESCLGQLDICEFLNHVEDGLKDHYDIRMLTFIMLARLATLCPAPVLQRVDRLIEPLRATCTAKVKAGSVKQEFEKQDELKRSAMRAVAALLTIPEVGKSPIMADFSSQIRSNPELAALFESIQDSASAPSTDSMELS